A genomic stretch from Sulfurihydrogenibium azorense Az-Fu1 includes:
- the murG gene encoding undecaprenyldiphospho-muramoylpentapeptide beta-N-acetylglucosaminyltransferase: MKTVFISGGGTGGHYYPALAVAQALKEKGYKVVYIGTDKGIEAKKGFPYADEVILFEMEAVRGRGLLGKVKGVYSLLKTTFKVKKVIEKENPIFSVCFGGYTSFPLGVGSFLTKTPLYIHEQNSIPSYTNRLLSLFAKKIFITFEYTKKFFNPTKTFLTGMPLRKAIVEEAKKYIYTPKDKKTVLVVGGSQGAKKLSQITVNLAKTLPEIEFILIKGKWEVDIPSLNNLTVYDYYENMEKLYKQADIVVSRSGSGTVNEILAFGKYAIFVPYPYAASNHQFYNVKWLYDLGLCEIVEEKDLTEEILKEKINQSLNKNLLKLHQEIKKYSILNSVDKIVESF, from the coding sequence ATGAAGACTGTTTTTATATCTGGTGGTGGAACAGGGGGACATTACTATCCTGCTTTAGCCGTTGCACAAGCTTTAAAAGAAAAAGGTTATAAAGTAGTCTACATAGGGACAGATAAAGGAATAGAAGCAAAAAAGGGTTTTCCTTACGCAGATGAAGTTATACTGTTTGAGATGGAAGCTGTAAGAGGAAGAGGACTTTTAGGAAAAGTTAAAGGAGTTTACTCTCTTTTAAAAACAACTTTTAAAGTAAAAAAAGTGATAGAAAAAGAAAATCCTATCTTTTCTGTGTGTTTTGGAGGATACACATCTTTTCCACTTGGAGTTGGGTCATTTTTGACAAAAACGCCTTTATACATACACGAGCAAAACTCAATCCCTTCTTACACAAACCGTTTACTATCTTTATTTGCAAAAAAAATTTTTATAACTTTTGAGTATACAAAAAAATTTTTCAACCCTACTAAAACTTTTTTAACAGGAATGCCACTGAGAAAAGCCATAGTAGAAGAAGCCAAAAAGTACATTTACACACCAAAAGATAAAAAAACTGTTTTAGTAGTAGGTGGAAGTCAAGGAGCTAAAAAACTGTCTCAAATAACAGTAAACCTTGCCAAAACTTTACCTGAGATTGAGTTTATACTAATAAAGGGTAAGTGGGAGGTTGATATACCAAGCCTTAACAATCTAACTGTTTACGACTACTACGAAAATATGGAGAAGTTGTATAAACAAGCTGATATAGTTGTATCAAGAAGTGGATCTGGAACGGTAAACGAGATTTTGGCTTTTGGAAAGTATGCAATATTTGTACCTTACCCTTACGCAGCTTCTAACCATCAGTTTTACAATGTTAAATGGCTTTATGATTTAGGGTTGTGTGAGATAGTTGAGGAAAAAGATTTAACAGAAGAAATACTAAAAGAAAAAATAAATCAATCTTTAAACAAAAACTTATTAAAACTACATCAAGAGATAAAAAAATATTCTATTCTCAATTCTGTTGATAAAATTGTTGAAAGTTTTTAG
- the panB gene encoding 3-methyl-2-oxobutanoate hydroxymethyltransferase, giving the protein MKDITQFLKAKETGQKITMVSTYDYWSAKLCEEAGIDAILVGDSLGMVIQGNNSTLPVSLEEMIYHTKAVRKGAPNTFIVVDMPFMSYHTSVEEAVKNAGRVIKETGANAVKLEGAGIVLEITKKLVSIGIPVMGHLGLTPQFINLFGGYKVQGKTIDSRKRILEDAKALEEAGVFSIVLEAVPSDLAKTITDSLKIPTIGIGAGKDTDGQILVFHDLIGVFEKTPKFVKRYLEAGKLIKQALSSYNQEVKDGKFPTEEYSY; this is encoded by the coding sequence TTGAAAGATATTACACAGTTTCTTAAAGCCAAAGAGACAGGACAAAAAATAACGATGGTATCTACCTACGACTACTGGTCTGCCAAACTTTGTGAAGAAGCCGGAATAGATGCCATACTTGTTGGAGATTCCCTTGGAATGGTTATTCAAGGAAACAACTCAACCCTACCTGTCTCATTAGAGGAGATGATTTACCACACCAAAGCAGTTAGAAAAGGAGCACCAAACACCTTTATAGTCGTAGATATGCCATTTATGAGTTATCATACATCAGTAGAAGAAGCTGTTAAAAATGCAGGCAGAGTTATAAAAGAGACAGGAGCAAACGCAGTTAAGTTAGAAGGAGCTGGCATAGTTTTAGAAATAACAAAAAAATTAGTGTCCATAGGAATACCAGTAATGGGACATTTAGGATTGACACCCCAATTTATAAACCTGTTTGGAGGTTATAAAGTTCAAGGAAAAACCATAGACAGTAGAAAAAGAATATTGGAAGATGCAAAAGCTTTAGAAGAAGCAGGAGTATTTTCCATAGTTTTAGAAGCTGTCCCTTCAGATTTAGCCAAAACAATTACAGACAGTTTAAAAATACCCACAATAGGAATAGGAGCCGGAAAAGACACAGACGGACAGATACTGGTTTTCCACGACTTAATAGGAGTATTTGAAAAAACACCTAAATTCGTAAAAAGATACCTTGAAGCAGGTAAGTTAATAAAGCAAGCTTTATCTTCTTACAATCAAGAGGTAAAAGATGGAAAATTCCCAACAGAAGAATATTCATATTAA
- a CDS encoding L-threonylcarbamoyladenylate synthase, translating to MENSQQKNIHIKISKNLFDAIPYIKEGKLVVAKTDTIYGILADALNKEAVEKIYKIKGRPEDKPFIILIPSSHDLKKFNVKPDPQGEKILNIKGITVIFDIEDPTGEFYYLHRGKNSLAFRIPDDPVFLSFLKELGRPVVAPSANPSDLQPAEDIEKAIEYFKDSIDLYIDSGKVEKNVPSTIVKVENGKIKVIREGSKRL from the coding sequence ATGGAAAATTCCCAACAGAAGAATATTCATATTAAAATATCAAAAAACCTCTTTGACGCTATACCTTACATAAAAGAAGGTAAGTTAGTTGTGGCAAAAACAGACACTATCTACGGCATACTTGCAGATGCATTAAACAAAGAAGCTGTTGAAAAAATATACAAAATCAAAGGAAGACCAGAAGACAAACCCTTTATAATCCTAATACCTTCTTCACATGATTTAAAAAAGTTTAACGTAAAACCAGACCCACAAGGAGAAAAAATACTAAATATAAAAGGCATTACAGTAATATTTGATATAGAAGACCCTACAGGAGAGTTTTACTATTTACACAGAGGCAAAAACTCGTTAGCCTTTAGGATTCCAGATGACCCTGTTTTCCTATCTTTCTTAAAAGAGTTAGGAAGACCCGTTGTTGCACCCAGTGCAAACCCATCAGACCTACAACCTGCCGAAGATATAGAGAAAGCCATAGAATACTTTAAAGACAGTATAGACCTTTACATTGACAGTGGAAAGGTTGAAAAAAACGTTCCCTCAACTATAGTAAAAGTAGAAAACGGTAAAATAAAAGTAATTAGAGAAGGAAGTAAGAGGTTGTGA
- a CDS encoding PaaI family thioesterase codes for MQIKTHLKIDNSLSGYPLSIEEGKTATVKLITDQRMVADEKGLIHGGFIFSAADYCAMITVNHPNVVLGSSEVKFLKPLKLGQNAIFQSQVLSQEGKKVMVKVVGYIEDTNGQFFEGMFKCYILDKHVLE; via the coding sequence ATGCAAATAAAAACCCATCTAAAGATAGACAACTCTCTAAGTGGATACCCTCTATCCATAGAAGAAGGCAAAACTGCCACCGTAAAACTCATTACAGACCAAAGAATGGTAGCCGATGAAAAAGGACTTATACACGGAGGATTTATCTTCTCAGCTGCAGATTACTGTGCTATGATTACTGTTAACCATCCTAACGTAGTTTTAGGTAGCTCAGAGGTAAAGTTTTTAAAACCACTAAAGTTAGGTCAAAATGCAATCTTCCAAAGTCAAGTCCTGTCTCAAGAAGGAAAAAAAGTTATGGTAAAAGTAGTAGGATACATTGAAGACACTAATGGACAGTTTTTTGAAGGAATGTTTAAATGTTATATTTTAGATAAGCATGTACTGGAATGA
- a CDS encoding 6-carboxyhexanoate--CoA ligase, with product MKEYFSVKMRASLQGRHVSGAERIVLKEDLPTVISQLSQRPKEYDSLNIKVEKINDLNYIEKSLNVKTINVKDWIEGNKVAVEILQNQGVDKKIAEKYINLIHQGAVNGENMRGAMIVNLSGERVEKDKTRGIRTVNIDFEDRKAITELLKEKGYTERTVDALALATKTLNHPDIVAEYCISDDPSYTTGYVATKTTYYRINPLKQLSNEKGGRIYFVKDTANIEDIYQYLESEAFLIKQLGDLQ from the coding sequence ATGAAAGAGTACTTCTCTGTAAAAATGAGAGCAAGCTTACAAGGAAGACACGTTTCAGGAGCTGAGAGGATAGTCTTAAAAGAAGATTTACCTACAGTTATAAGCCAACTTTCCCAAAGACCAAAAGAGTATGACTCTTTAAATATAAAAGTAGAGAAGATAAATGATTTAAATTACATAGAAAAAAGCTTAAACGTAAAAACAATTAACGTAAAAGACTGGATAGAAGGAAATAAAGTAGCAGTTGAAATCTTACAAAATCAAGGAGTAGATAAAAAAATAGCAGAAAAGTATATAAATCTTATCCATCAGGGAGCTGTAAACGGAGAAAATATGAGAGGTGCAATGATAGTAAATCTATCAGGAGAAAGAGTAGAAAAAGATAAAACCAGAGGAATAAGAACTGTTAATATAGATTTTGAAGATAGAAAAGCTATCACAGAACTTTTAAAAGAAAAAGGCTACACAGAAAGAACAGTAGATGCCCTTGCTTTGGCAACAAAAACTTTGAATCATCCAGACATAGTAGCAGAATACTGTATATCAGACGACCCAAGCTATACAACAGGCTACGTTGCAACCAAAACTACATACTACCGTATAAATCCCTTAAAACAACTCTCAAATGAAAAAGGTGGTAGAATATACTTTGTAAAAGATACAGCAAATATAGAAGATATTTACCAATACTTAGAAAGTGAAGCATTTTTGATAAAACAGTTAGGGGATTTACAGTGA
- a CDS encoding alpha/beta fold hydrolase → MRKIFIHGWGFSKNIWSNYFYLDDAEFLSLPFHGGSREYTSIESFADYLSKSINQPTTLIGWSLGASVSVLTALKNKNVKKLILIGFSPKFEDEKLGSPKASIKAFMLNLKKDFEKTVRNFRVSAVEKDPLCPVPEKEGSIALLNDFISLDLREALESVECETHILHGINDKIVNKEAAFFTNQKIKNSQLYLFDSHHAPFLDRDVLEIVYQ, encoded by the coding sequence GTGAGAAAGATTTTCATTCACGGATGGGGATTTTCTAAAAATATATGGAGTAATTACTTTTACTTAGATGACGCAGAATTTTTAAGCCTTCCTTTTCACGGTGGAAGCAGAGAATATACATCTATAGAGTCTTTTGCAGACTATTTATCTAAAAGTATAAATCAACCTACAACTTTGATAGGGTGGTCTCTTGGAGCTTCTGTCAGTGTTTTAACTGCTTTAAAAAATAAGAATGTAAAAAAGTTAATACTAATTGGTTTTAGTCCTAAGTTTGAAGATGAGAAACTTGGAAGTCCAAAGGCAAGTATAAAAGCATTTATGTTAAACCTTAAAAAAGATTTTGAAAAAACAGTTAGAAACTTTAGAGTATCAGCGGTAGAAAAAGACCCTTTATGTCCTGTTCCTGAAAAAGAAGGTAGTATTGCACTACTTAACGACTTTATAAGTTTAGACCTAAGAGAGGCTTTAGAAAGTGTAGAATGTGAGACCCACATATTACACGGTATAAATGATAAGATAGTAAATAAAGAAGCTGCATTTTTTACTAACCAAAAAATAAAAAACAGTCAACTTTACCTGTTTGACTCTCACCATGCACCATTTTTAGATAGGGATGTGTTAGAAATTGTCTATCAGTAA
- a CDS encoding methyltransferase domain-containing protein, with the protein MSISKSRVKTSFTKAIKSYENHIYVQKQTAVKLSELSKDLEGFGIDLGCGTGILSTLLDKNVIGLDISFSMAKSYKDKNLKVVVGDIENIPFKANTFDFAVSNFALHWTNLEKSFKEISRVLKKEGKFLFCMPIENSFKVVEEILGEKNFDFVSVETLLKMLSYNFDIQYLETKEYNLEFKSGLDLLLHLHLTGSSVGKVGSTVGEKRKIYKKFSSYKKPLTLNFNVVFIKAVNLQS; encoded by the coding sequence TTGTCTATCAGTAAAAGCAGAGTAAAAACATCTTTTACAAAAGCTATTAAAAGTTATGAAAATCATATTTATGTCCAAAAACAGACTGCTGTTAAACTCTCTGAGCTTTCTAAAGATTTGGAAGGTTTTGGTATAGATTTAGGCTGTGGAACAGGAATACTTAGCACTCTTTTAGATAAGAATGTTATAGGTTTAGATATATCCTTCAGTATGGCAAAAAGTTATAAGGATAAAAATCTAAAAGTTGTAGTAGGAGACATAGAAAATATACCTTTTAAAGCAAACACTTTTGATTTTGCGGTCTCAAATTTTGCTCTACACTGGACTAATTTAGAAAAAAGTTTTAAAGAGATAAGCAGAGTTTTAAAAAAAGAAGGAAAATTTTTATTTTGTATGCCTATAGAAAACAGTTTTAAAGTGGTTGAAGAGATTTTAGGAGAGAAAAACTTTGATTTTGTCTCTGTAGAAACCTTACTTAAAATGTTATCCTATAACTTTGACATACAGTATTTAGAAACAAAAGAGTACAACTTAGAGTTTAAATCGGGATTGGATTTACTTCTACATCTTCACCTTACAGGCTCCTCTGTAGGAAAAGTTGGAAGTACAGTAGGAGAAAAGAGAAAGATTTACAAAAAGTTTTCAAGTTATAAAAAACCTTTAACTTTAAACTTTAACGTGGTTTTTATAAAAGCTGTTAATCTCCAATCTTAA
- a CDS encoding 4Fe-4S binding protein: protein MSVRLSFDVYSCVRVYYRYADCRRCVDVCPVENTITLENDKIKVNYENCINCGACVGNCPTESYKIQGFDLPEFYFKFIEDDNNLISCKLNVPCLSALDENYLSALCIEKERDIILDIKHCQNCSIGKQIDLINKNVEKANYILDAAGVDYRVKTQEVGYEKPEIKENKRRSFLKMFVKQTASLAFWAVADKLPPIDESQTGDREFKNIVSEKVYPVKRDILINALSKVDTEDKYFEVDKIEFSSDKWIDSSCTNCSVCYNVCPTGALTSSDSKLKVLFSPSLCIKCRICHDVCPEKCIHLEEKLYISDFVSKKYKVLAEHVMIPCSECLVPFSYKGDTTVCPRCRQLEDELRELLKIGD from the coding sequence ATGTCAGTTAGATTATCCTTTGATGTATACTCTTGTGTAAGGGTTTACTATAGGTATGCAGACTGTAGAAGGTGTGTTGATGTTTGTCCCGTAGAAAACACTATAACGTTAGAAAACGATAAAATAAAAGTAAACTATGAAAACTGTATAAACTGTGGTGCTTGCGTAGGAAACTGTCCTACAGAAAGCTATAAAATCCAAGGCTTTGATTTACCCGAATTCTACTTTAAATTTATAGAGGACGATAATAACTTAATAAGCTGTAAGTTAAACGTTCCATGCCTTTCAGCCTTAGATGAAAATTATCTATCAGCTCTCTGTATAGAAAAAGAAAGAGATATTATTTTAGATATAAAACACTGTCAAAACTGTAGTATAGGAAAACAGATAGATTTAATAAACAAAAACGTAGAAAAAGCAAACTACATCCTTGATGCTGCCGGTGTAGACTACAGAGTTAAAACTCAAGAGGTAGGCTACGAAAAACCTGAAATTAAAGAGAATAAAAGAAGGTCTTTCTTAAAAATGTTTGTAAAACAAACAGCTTCTTTAGCTTTTTGGGCTGTAGCTGATAAACTTCCACCTATAGATGAATCTCAAACAGGAGACAGGGAATTTAAAAATATAGTCAGTGAAAAAGTTTATCCTGTTAAAAGAGATATTTTAATTAACGCTTTATCTAAAGTAGACACAGAAGATAAATACTTCGAAGTTGATAAGATAGAGTTTTCATCGGATAAATGGATAGACAGCAGCTGTACTAACTGCTCTGTATGTTATAACGTCTGTCCTACGGGAGCTCTAACATCAAGTGATAGTAAATTAAAAGTTTTATTTAGCCCATCTCTATGTATAAAGTGTAGAATATGTCACGATGTATGCCCTGAAAAATGTATCCATTTAGAAGAAAAGCTCTACATTTCGGACTTTGTATCTAAAAAGTATAAAGTTTTAGCAGAACATGTAATGATACCTTGTAGTGAATGTTTAGTGCCTTTCTCTTACAAAGGAGATACAACAGTCTGTCCAAGGTGTAGACAACTTGAAGATGAGTTAAGAGAACTTCTTAAGATTGGAGATTAA
- a CDS encoding TorD/DmsD family molecular chaperone, translating into MDEKITENQARINMYAFLSRLLVEEVDEELLDKIKYTPELLDLFPNTKDWEVFKTKTTKQLIDEDLNVDYTTVFILNAYPYQSVFMNDEGHINPTPTNPTLQFYLENGYEIDLNKTRVLSPDHIAIELEFMITLIKEQLTAYSINNEEEEKKYLQLQKRFMEEHLLQWAPIYLLAARDMAETPFYYDVCQTTLEFIMSDYEYILQQLEELENVS; encoded by the coding sequence ATGGATGAAAAAATAACAGAAAACCAAGCAAGAATAAACATGTACGCTTTTTTATCAAGGCTTTTAGTTGAGGAAGTAGACGAAGAATTGTTAGATAAAATAAAGTATACCCCAGAGTTGTTAGACCTTTTCCCAAACACAAAGGACTGGGAAGTTTTTAAAACAAAAACAACTAAACAACTTATAGATGAAGACCTGAACGTAGATTATACCACCGTTTTTATACTTAATGCATACCCTTATCAGTCCGTTTTTATGAATGATGAAGGACATATAAACCCAACCCCTACAAATCCTACATTACAATTTTACTTAGAAAACGGATATGAGATAGACCTAAACAAAACAAGAGTCCTATCTCCAGACCACATAGCCATAGAACTTGAATTTATGATAACACTTATAAAAGAACAACTTACAGCTTACTCAATAAACAACGAAGAAGAAGAAAAAAAGTACTTGCAGCTTCAAAAAAGGTTTATGGAAGAACATCTATTACAGTGGGCTCCTATATACTTACTAGCAGCAAGAGATATGGCAGAAACACCTTTTTACTACGATGTCTGTCAAACAACCCTTGAGTTTATAATGTCAGATTACGAGTACATACTTCAGCAGTTAGAGGAATTAGAAAATGTCAGTTAG
- a CDS encoding molybdopterin-dependent oxidoreductase, with product MIKTTRRNFLKGAAASIGAVALTKGVFEKVEADNKVANNQELTFEPKHLDYYPPFEKWNDWKEPAGDYWKIHGGALRDGVKLINYMIVPTVCNNCEAACGLTAWIDKDTLTVRKFMGNPFHSGSRGRNCAKGYAALSQMYDPDRIPFPLKRAPGSKRGENKWVRTTWEEALETIGKRMREVLLKGDEISKKQIIYQVGRPNENGFHVKRVVWSWGVDGRNSHTNICSSNGRFGNIVTVGDDRTSPDFANSRLILLVSSHAADAGHYYQQHAGYIADARAKGAKLVVIDPRLSNSAGMADLWIPAWPGTEAAINLAMISRIVKEEKFNKEFVKRWFNWKQFIEDKDYLNFLKEKGFLTEVPSGNSFEDFVAVLKDLYKDYTFEWAAQEAKIPVSMLEKLYELILWAGDRITQYHWRAVAAGNRGGWMGAGRTGTILMAFMGAIGNVGGVGWYKWHTISIGDKGGSACMADTPEPVKAWNELEWPPEWPLSAYELSYLLPHLVMDDEWRNKWKEKGLKIPDKVEVWFSRIYNPVWINPDGFRWVEALKDENRFGLTVYLSPIWSETAFYCDYILPMGLAGERHDQHSEPTKPEKWTGFRQPVLRVALQKMGWKPNDPAKATLEAHKKVGLGEIWEEDEFFVNLAFAIDPDGSLGIRKYWESKQNPGKPVTMEEYYNAAFSTLPKLSEVCQQLGITPYEYMRDRGAWTEATDVYNVHEKPLPYDPEKKAYQYDGKWIPENEVKIENDIAYHVEEGGKKHKIGIVKDGKIVNGFKTPSGLIEFYSPTLKEWKWPEYAIPIYPRNAEERKQMIHIVSQVHHDYIKEENAFVLNPIYRLPYLIHTRSINSKWLMEIGQNHNPLWIYEKDAKRLGIKRGDAVKVRVVDTLTGIETGYFVAMAMPTQATRPGVVACSHHNGRWRLVNEVKVDGFKHELGVMRMGSVLVDIQQKGNQFFMRTKEGVKPFKSWQFPEFNKDTEQIWWKGTTGVFQNAVFPANPDPLSGMQCWHKKVLIEKAGPEDKIGDVFVDINKTWEVYKAWRDQLTRPNYQPGGLRRPKWMPRPWFPIDDEYWKFPSA from the coding sequence ATGATAAAGACAACAAGAAGAAACTTTTTAAAAGGAGCTGCAGCTTCTATCGGTGCTGTTGCACTGACTAAAGGAGTTTTTGAAAAAGTAGAAGCAGATAATAAAGTAGCAAACAATCAAGAGTTAACATTTGAACCAAAACATTTAGACTACTATCCACCGTTTGAAAAGTGGAATGACTGGAAAGAACCTGCAGGGGATTACTGGAAAATACATGGTGGAGCTTTAAGGGATGGTGTAAAACTTATTAACTACATGATAGTTCCAACTGTTTGTAATAACTGTGAAGCTGCATGTGGTTTAACAGCTTGGATAGATAAAGACACTCTAACTGTTAGAAAGTTTATGGGTAATCCTTTCCACTCTGGGTCAAGAGGAAGAAACTGTGCAAAAGGATACGCAGCACTTTCTCAAATGTACGACCCTGATAGAATACCATTCCCTCTAAAGAGAGCTCCTGGAAGTAAAAGAGGTGAAAATAAGTGGGTTAGAACCACTTGGGAAGAAGCTTTAGAGACAATTGGTAAGAGAATGAGAGAAGTTCTCCTTAAAGGAGATGAAATATCTAAAAAACAAATCATATACCAAGTAGGAAGACCGAATGAAAACGGTTTTCATGTAAAAAGAGTTGTTTGGTCATGGGGAGTAGATGGTAGAAACTCTCACACAAACATATGTTCTTCAAACGGAAGATTTGGAAACATAGTCACTGTAGGAGATGATAGAACATCTCCGGACTTTGCAAACAGTAGATTAATACTTCTTGTATCTTCTCACGCTGCAGATGCAGGACACTACTACCAGCAACATGCAGGATACATAGCAGATGCAAGGGCAAAAGGTGCAAAACTTGTAGTTATAGACCCAAGGCTGTCAAACTCTGCAGGAATGGCAGACCTTTGGATACCTGCTTGGCCTGGAACAGAAGCTGCAATAAACCTTGCAATGATAAGCAGGATTGTAAAAGAAGAAAAGTTCAATAAGGAGTTTGTAAAAAGATGGTTTAACTGGAAACAGTTTATAGAAGACAAAGATTACTTAAACTTCTTAAAAGAAAAAGGATTCCTAACTGAAGTACCTTCCGGAAACTCTTTTGAAGACTTTGTTGCAGTTTTAAAAGACCTCTACAAAGATTACACCTTCGAATGGGCTGCACAAGAAGCAAAAATTCCAGTATCTATGTTAGAAAAACTTTACGAATTGATACTTTGGGCCGGAGATAGAATAACTCAGTACCACTGGAGAGCAGTTGCAGCTGGAAACAGGGGCGGATGGATGGGAGCTGGTAGAACAGGAACAATACTTATGGCTTTCATGGGTGCTATAGGTAACGTAGGTGGAGTAGGATGGTACAAATGGCATACAATATCTATTGGTGATAAAGGTGGTAGTGCATGTATGGCTGATACTCCTGAACCAGTTAAAGCATGGAATGAACTTGAGTGGCCTCCAGAGTGGCCTTTATCAGCTTACGAACTTAGTTATCTCTTACCTCACTTAGTGATGGATGATGAGTGGAGAAACAAATGGAAAGAAAAAGGTCTTAAAATACCTGATAAAGTAGAAGTGTGGTTTTCAAGAATTTACAACCCAGTATGGATTAACCCTGATGGTTTTAGATGGGTAGAAGCTCTAAAAGATGAAAATAGGTTTGGTTTAACTGTATACTTGTCTCCTATATGGTCTGAAACTGCATTTTACTGTGATTACATTTTACCTATGGGACTTGCTGGAGAGAGACACGACCAACACTCAGAACCTACTAAACCGGAAAAGTGGACAGGATTTAGACAACCTGTTTTAAGAGTTGCACTACAAAAGATGGGTTGGAAACCAAACGACCCAGCTAAAGCTACGTTAGAAGCTCATAAAAAAGTAGGTTTAGGGGAAATATGGGAAGAAGATGAGTTTTTTGTAAACTTGGCATTTGCAATTGACCCAGATGGATCTTTAGGTATAAGAAAATACTGGGAATCAAAACAAAACCCAGGTAAACCTGTTACCATGGAAGAATACTACAACGCTGCATTTTCAACACTACCAAAACTCAGTGAAGTATGCCAGCAGCTTGGTATAACTCCTTACGAATATATGAGAGACAGAGGAGCTTGGACAGAGGCAACGGATGTTTACAACGTTCACGAAAAACCATTACCTTACGATCCTGAGAAAAAAGCTTATCAATACGATGGAAAATGGATACCAGAAAATGAGGTAAAAATAGAAAATGATATAGCTTACCACGTAGAAGAAGGTGGAAAAAAACACAAGATAGGAATAGTCAAAGATGGAAAAATAGTAAACGGATTTAAAACCCCTTCTGGACTTATAGAGTTTTACTCTCCAACTTTAAAAGAGTGGAAATGGCCTGAGTATGCAATACCTATATATCCAAGAAACGCTGAAGAAAGAAAACAGATGATTCACATTGTATCCCAAGTACACCATGATTATATAAAAGAAGAAAATGCGTTTGTTTTAAACCCGATTTACAGACTTCCTTATCTAATACACACAAGGTCAATAAACTCAAAATGGCTTATGGAAATAGGACAAAACCACAACCCACTATGGATATACGAAAAAGATGCTAAAAGGTTAGGTATCAAAAGAGGAGATGCTGTAAAAGTTAGAGTTGTAGATACTTTAACAGGTATAGAAACAGGATACTTTGTTGCAATGGCTATGCCTACACAGGCCACAAGACCCGGAGTGGTAGCATGCTCTCACCATAACGGTAGATGGAGATTGGTAAACGAAGTAAAAGTAGATGGATTTAAACACGAACTTGGTGTAATGAGAATGGGTTCTGTATTGGTAGATATTCAACAAAAAGGTAACCAGTTTTTTATGAGAACTAAGGAAGGTGTAAAACCATTTAAATCTTGGCAGTTCCCTGAGTTTAACAAAGACACAGAGCAAATATGGTGGAAAGGAACAACGGGAGTATTCCAAAACGCAGTTTTCCCAGCAAACCCAGACCCACTATCAGGTATGCAATGCTGGCACAAGAAAGTTTTAATAGAGAAAGCAGGTCCTGAAGATAAGATAGGAGATGTATTTGTAGATATAAACAAAACTTGGGAAGTTTACAAAGCGTGGAGAGACCAGCTTACAAGACCAAACTACCAGCCAGGTGGTTTAAGAAGACCTAAGTGGATGCCAAGACCTTGGTTCCCAATTGATGACGAATATTGGAAATTCCCATCAGCGTAA